CTTCTGACCGTTCTATCGTTATCAATTCCATATTGCTCGCCGATATTCTTGAAAGTATCCAACCGAAGTTTCCTGGTAAGGTATATGGCTGCATTACGAGCTTCATTCCTTCGTCCCCGTCGCGTTTTTATGATTTCGGGTACTGTCATACCGTAAAACCTGCAAACCTCATCCAGAATTCGCTTTGCATCCGGTAATAGTTCTCGGCTTGAAGGAATTTCCTTGTTTATTTTTCCCGAACCATATTTTTCCTTAATTCGGTCAATAAACGCCTGGGGCCTTAAACACAATGGCCATTTTACGCCGCTGATTTTTTTGCTGACCTCATCTTCATCCTCAACGGATACCCATTTCTTATAGTATCGCAGCCAGTCTTTCCGGTTTTTGGACAGCAAGGATAGTATGTGATTTTTATGAAGCCAATCCCATTTTTTGGCAATGGACAGATACCCTTTGTGGCTGCTCCATAATTGGATTGCCTATCATTACTGGCCAAATAAATCAGGAGTGGACTTGACCCCTTTTTGACCCCTTTTTTATAAGTTTCTACGTTGCGGGACTTACGGGACATCCGATAGCGCTTAGGTCAAGCAAAAAGGTCTGGGGTCACATCTTGAATAGTGAATAAACTTGATTTTGATTTGTTGTGTGCACTAGATTTGCAGCGATGAAAAATTAAGTTAATAAGTAAAGAGCGTTATATGTCC
The Thermodesulfobacteriota bacterium DNA segment above includes these coding regions:
- a CDS encoding helix-turn-helix domain-containing protein is translated as MLSKNRKDWLRYYKKWVSVEDEDEVSKKISGVKWPLCLRPQAFIDRIKEKYGSGKINKEIPSSRELLPDAKRILDEVCRFYGMTVPEIIKTRRGRRNEARNAAIYLTRKLRLDTFKNIGEQYGIDNDRTVRSVFERMKKR